The Terriglobus roseus sequence TTTCACTTCACCGATCCGGCGGGCAATGAGCTGGCCGTGATGCAGCCAGATTCGCGGTCCTAAGAGTTCAGCGTCCCTGCCGAGCGTGCGTCTGGTGTGTCGCCTTGCGTCTGCGCCTGTTCCGCGGATTCCTCTCCGAGCAGATTCCAGCCGTCGAAGGTGCCATTCATCCCGCTTGCCGTGTGAACCATGTCGGAGACGAATTCCTCGCGCACCGTGTCCCGGAGGCTGCGCTTCACACCCACACGGATCTGAAAACGGTCCCCCCGTTTTTCCGGCTCAGGTTGAAGCACACGGGTACCCTTCGCGAATAATGCCTTGATGAGAGCGCGCGCGCACTCGTCATCGTCCGAGGAGAAACACAGAACGATGGAGCGCGTAACTTCCACGTTGTATTGCTGATCCACCAACTCCTTCAAGCGGGCGGTGTTGTTCGCAAGCTGCTGGTCAAGATTCTCTTTCGCGCTGGCTTCAGTCGTCATGCGTGGCAAGTCCTCGCGCAGTTGGATGCGCCTGACGGGACTTACGCAATCCGCTAAGCCTTCGGGGCGCTGTCGATCTCTTCGAAGATGTCCGCGATCGTGAGACCTACCGGAGTGCCGGGGATGGTGAAGGCTTCGTCCACCATCGGCAGTGCACCTCCGCTGGCATCCAGAACCCAGCATTCACGAGACTTCGGATCGATGATCCAGATATTTGGCACGCCCATGTGCAGATATTCCTGCGCGCGCGTCACGACCCGTTGAAAGCGGTCCTCCGGCGACAAGACCTCGACGCAGAGAACGGGCGGATCCGTCAGGATGCCGGTGAACGGCTTCTCAGACGGCACAACGCACACATCTGGAACACGGAAACGAGTCGACGACACCTGGACCCGCTGCTCGGGAAGAGCACGAAGAAGCCATTCTTTCCGGTGCATGTAAAAAATGGCGCTGATCGCACCTTGAACTGCGGAGTGCCATTCCTCGCCCAAGTAGCGCTCCTCGAGGTCACCGTCGACATAGTCACAGTCCGGCTCGTAGGAACTGCGAAGATATTCGCTCACCGGGATGTGGACCGTGGTCGCCATGGATCTATTGGACGCTGCTTATGCGGATCCGCGCAAGAGAAAACCCCACGTCTTCGGAGCGAGACGTGGGGCATCTGGATTTAAAGGTCAGCGACTAGCGGTCGATTTCACCGAGCACGATGTCGATCGATCCGATGACCGCGACCACATCGCCCAGCAGCTTGCCCTTGCACATGGTCTCCAGCGCCTGCAGTGTGGCGTAACTTGGGTTGCGCATGTGGCAGCGCAGCGGCTTTGCTGTGCCGTCACTTACGACGTAGTAGCCCATGACGCCGCGCGGCGACTCCACTGTCTGGAAGACTTCGCCTGCCGGAACGCCGAAACCTTCGGTGACGATCTTGAAGTGGTGGATCAGCGATTCCATCTGCGTCTTCATCTGCTCACGGTTCGGCAGGATGATCTTCGGCGCGTCTGCGACAACCGGGCCTTCGGGCATGCGATCCAGCGCCTGCTGGCAGATCTTGATGGACTCATACATCTCTTCCATCCGGATCACGTAGCGCGCCCACACATCGCCCTCGGTGCGGATCGGCACCTTGAAGCTGTACTTCTCGTAACCGGAGTAGGGCATGTCGCGACGCAGATCCCAGTCCACGCCACTGGCGCGGAGCGGCGGTCCAGTCACGCCAAGAGCAACAGCGTCCTCAGGTGAGAGGTAGCCGACACCCTTCAAACGCGAAATCCAGATGGGATTGCCGGTCAGCAGACCCTCATACTCCGCGATTTTGGACGGCATGATCTTCAGGAACTTCTGCACGCGTGCGAACCAGTCGATGGGCGGTTCCATGCTGATGCCACCAACGCGGAAGTAGCTGGTCATCATGCGCTGTCCCGCAACCGCCTCAAACAGGCGCAGCAACTCTTCGCGCTCACGGAAGCAATAGAGGAAGACGGTCAGCGCGCCGATGTCCATGGCATGCGTACCCAGCCAGACCAGGTGGCTCTGGATACGCGTCAGTTCGTTCAACAGAACGCGGATCGTCTCCGCGCGCTCGGGAATTTCCAGGCCCAGCAACTTTTCAACCGCCAGACAGTAGGCGAGGTTGTTGGTCATGGGACACAGGTAGTCGATGCGATCGGTCAGCGGTACCACCTGCTGGTAAAACTTCGCCTCGCAGGTCTTTTCAATGCCGGTGTGCAGGTAGCCGATGTCCGGCGCCAGCGAGACGACGGTCTCGCCGTCGATCTCAAGGACCAGGCGCAGAACCCCGTGCGTGGACGGGTGCTGCGGTCCCATATTCAGAACCATGGTGCGGTCCTGCGCGGGATCGTCCTGGTGACGTGCGGAGTCGGCGACGACGTCCAGGACGTCCGGCGTGATCATGTCTGGCGCGGCAACAGGAGCCATTGTGCGAAACCCTCAGGTGGTGCGGTTACTGAAACAGCAGGCGTTCCAGCGGAACCCTGCGACAGTTCTAGCGGTAGCCTTCGACCGGATAGTCCTTACGCAGCGGATGACCTTCCCAGTCGGTAGGCATCATGATGCGCGTCAGGTTCGGGTGGCCGCTGAAGCGGATCCCGAAAAGGTCGAAGACCTCGCGTTCGTAGAAGTTTGCGGAGGGCCAGACGGATGTGATCGACGGCACAACAGGGGAGTCGCCCTCCAGCAGCACAGCCAGCCGGATGCGTACCTTCATCTTCATCGAAACGATGTGGTAGCTGACCTGGAAACGCGGCTCGCTGGGGTACCAGTCCACGGCGGTGCAGTCTTCAAAGAAGTTATAGCCGGCATCCTGAACAGCCTTGGCCGCCGCAACGATATTGTCCGCACTCACGGTGACGGTCAGTTCGTTTCGGTCGAACTTGGCCTTGACTGGCATATCGCCCAGCGCAATCATGGCTGGGTTGTCGGTCATGGCCTCACGAACGGCTTCGAGAGAGAGGAGAGCTTCTGCCATTACAGGTCCGCCTTATCGTTGCCCCAATCGAGCACGCCCTTTTTCCAGACATAAAACAAGCCTACGGCGACGAATCCCAGGTACACGATCATCTCGTTGAAGCCGAAGAACTTCGAGCCGGTCAGGGCCGGCAACTGACGGAAGACGGTCGCCCACGGCAGCATGAAGACTGCCTCAACGTCGAACAGGATGAAGAGCATGGCAACCATGTAGAAGCGGACAGAGAAACGTCCGCGAGCGTCGCCCACGGGATCCATGCCGCACTCATAGGCGCCGGCCTTCACCTTGCTGGGCCGCTTCTTGCCGATGAAGAACGAAGCGCCCACCATGCCGCCAGCCAGGCCGATGGCCACCAGCAGTTGCAGCGCGAGCGGGAGATAGTTCCAGACGTAAGGGTGTGTCGGGTTCATGTTTACCCGATTCTAGCTGGAGACCGCACCGAAGGGAATCCGGGTGCCCCGTGGGCGCTGAGAATTCGCTTCCGCCGGTCGAATTCGTGGCCCATCATGTTGCCATGATGGATCGAGCACACAATCTGACGGCAATTCTTCCATGCAACGACGTCTCCCGGAGCAGAGCCTTCTACGAGCGGATGGGCTTCCAGGTCTGGGCCGGCGACGACCACTACCTGATGATGCGCGACGGCAAGGGTGGCGAACTCCACCTGCAGCCAGCCTGTGAAGACTGGCTGGTGCCGGGCCGCAATCCCTTCGGCCTCTACCTGTACTCGGAGGACGTCGACACACTGGCCGAGAACTTCCTCGGCGAGATCCTCGGGAAGATTCATGGGCCGGAGGACAAGCCGTGGGGCATGTATGAGTTCTCAGTTTCGGACCCGGACGAGACGCTCGTCCGCATCGGCTGGCCGACCCATCTGCGCGCAGCTCTTTCGAAATAAGCAGCAAGAAACTCTTCCCATCAGATCGCTGGACGCGATAAAGTGCTCGTGCTGTCGTTTGTGGACGATGTACACATCCAAAATTGGAGAACGGGAATGAGCCGGATCAGGCTGCTGGTGGGCACACGTAAGGGCGCCTTTGTGCTGGAGGCGGATGGCACACGGAAGGACTGGACTGTAAGTGGTCCGCACTTTGCTGGATGGGAGGTGTATCACGTGAAGGGGTCACCGCTGAATCCTGACCGGATCTACGCTTCGCAAACCTCCTCATGGTTCGGGCAGGTAGTGCAGCGGTCGGATGACGGCGGCAAGACGTGGGCTGCGGCGGGGAACAAGTTCCTGTACGAGGGCGTGGCCGGAACGCACCAGTGGTATGACGGCACACCTCATCCGTGGGAGTTCAAGCGTGTGTGGCACCTGGAGCCTTCGCTCTTCGATCCAGAGGTCGTCTACGCCGGTGCAGAGGACGCCGCGCTCTTCCGTTCAACCGACGGTGCGGCGAGCTGGACGGAACTTGCCGGGCTCCGCAGGCACGGCAGCGGCCCAAACTGGCAGCCTGGTGCGGGCGGCATGTGCCTGCACAGCATTGTGCAGGATCCTGCCGATGCGAAGCGGATGTACATCGCTATCTCGGCGGCAGGTGCCTTCCGTACGGATGACGGCGGCGAGACGTGGAAGGCCATCAACCGCGGCCTGCGTTCAGAGTTCATTCCGGACCCAAACGCCGAGGTCGGTCATTGCGTCCATCACATCGCCATGCACCCGTCGCGGCCGCAGACGCTCTTCATGCAGAAACATTGGGACGTGATGCGTACCGACAACGCGGGAGATCAGTGGTCTGAGGTGAGCGGCAACCTGCCGACGGATTTTGGGTTCGTGATCGACGTGCATGCGCACGAGCCCGAGACGGTGTACGTGGTGCCAATCAAGAGCGACTCGGAGCACTATCCCCTCGACGGTGCCCTGCGCGTCTTCCGCAGCCGAGGCGGGGGGAACGAGTGGGAGCCACTGACAGCCGGTCTGCCGCAGAAAGACTGCTACGTGAACGTATTGCGGGACGCCATGAGCGTCGACTCACTGGACGAGTGTGGCGTTTACTTCGGCACGACCGGCGGACAGGTCTACGCATCCGCAGACGGCGGTGACACCTGGAATGCGATCGTGCGCGACCTGCCCGCTGTGCTGTCCGTCGAGGCACAGACGCTCGCATGAAGATCCGGGTAGAACTACCGGCGAACCTGTGCCGGCTGGCACACGTCGCGCCTCTGGTAGAGCTTGAGGCAGGGGATCAACCCACCCAACGGTCCATGATGGAGGCGCTGGAGGCAAAGCTGCCAGCACTGCAGGGCACCGTTCGCGATCACACCACGCAACTGCGGCGGCCGTACCTGCGCTTCTTCGCCTGCAACGAAGACATCTCGCACCAGGACATCGACCAGGCGCTCCCACCATCCATCGCCAATGGAAGCGAACCTCTGCTGATCATCGGAGCCGTCTCGGGCGGCTGAGTGGAGCAACGTGGGACGGATAGTGCTCGCCTCGTCGAATGGCTATCGGAAGAGAGCGAGATAGGCATCGGTGATCCGCTCTCCATACAGCGCGGCAAGTAGCCCGCCCATGCACAGGAAACTGCCGAAAGGAAGCCGCGTTGCGGCGTCCGCTTGTCGGCGGAGCAGCATGACAGTCGCATAGAAGGTCGCCAGCATCAGGCCGAGGAAGAGCGACAGGACGGTGGGGGCCAGGCCGACGAAGGCTGCGATCATGGCCAGCAGCTTGGCGTCGCCGAGACCCATGCCGTCCCGTTTACGGATTGCCCGATAAGCAACGCGGATGAGGAACAGCAGCAGGAACGCGCCGATTGCCGCAAGCAGGCGGCCGAAGATCAGGTGCTCTGCACCCGTCAGGAAGATGTTGCCGGGGCTGCGTCCAGCGTTCGCGCTGTTGATGTCGGGGGCGTGCTGCAGAATTACGTTGCCTTCATTGTCGCCAAGAAAGACCGCCTCCGCGCACGCGAAGATCAGTCCAAGCAGGATGCCCGGGATCGTCAGCGTGTTGGGTAGTAAGTGATGCTTCCAGTCGATGACCATCAGTGCGATCAGAAGGCTGCCGACCATAGCGATTCCAACGGCGTGAACGATGAGCCTCGCGAAGATGTCGCCGGAGAGATCTATCCCATGGGCCACAACCAGGGCGGATAGCGCGAACCAGATGCCGGTAACGAGCTCCACCGCCGGATAGCGCCATGAGATTGGGGCGCCGCAGTCTCGGCAATGTCCGCGCAGCAGTGCGTAGCTCAGCAGGGGAATGTTGTCGTACCAGCGGATGGTGTGGCCGCAGGCAGGGCAGCGCGAACGCGGTGTCGCAACCGACTCATCCAGCGGAAGCCGTGCGATACAAACGTTGAGAAAGCTGCCAATCAGCAGACCGAAGAGAAACGCAATCGCTGGGAGGAGTAGGTCGGCTCGCACAGACTGAAGTATAGGTGCTCATGCATTGCTCGAGCTGAAGTATAGGTGGTCATGCATTGCTCGAGGCTTTGGCGCTATCCGGCGTTTCGGCCACAGCCTCACAGCAAACCTGTTGTCGGTTGCCGCCAATCGAATTCTTCATGATCCGCAAACTCAAATCCGGTGAATATCGCATCTACTCCCGCTCGACCGACGAGAAGACGGGCAAGCGGAAAAACCTGGGCACCTTTGCCACACGCGCTGCGGCAGAGAAGCATGAACGCGCGATTCAGTACTTCAAACACGGTTAGAGCTACAAGAAAAGGCAGGCCCGGCCTCATGGGCCGGGCTCCTCACTGCTTTGCCTCGATCTACTTCTTGGCGCCGACGACGGTAAGTCCCAGCCCGCAAACGATCAGCACACCAGCCACAATCGGGCCGACCGGTACGTGCTTCGTCGATTCGTGGCTGATCTGGATGGGGCCGGCATCCACGTCCTTCTTCTGATGCGTGAAGGAGAAGCCACCTGTTACAAGGCTGGCGACACCCGCCAGGATCAACACCACACCAACCACAACCAATGCCTTCATAAGGACTTACCTCCGGGAAAGAACAACTGGCCGTGTGACGGGAAGCACGGGAAAGAGGATGCTTTGCGTGTGGCGGAAACCGACGCACCGTGCGGCTTGCAGCGGCGCGGCTTCCGGGCGTATGTTGTCTCTACACGGGAAAGGAGGATGATCCAGCCTATGAAATCTGACAGTTATTTGTGTGGTTCAACAGTACGTGAGGTGACTGAGGCTTAGGGCGTTCCGCTCTAGACCTGGCAAGTGTTTTTGCCGAAAGAACGATCATCAGCAAACTCCGCCGAGGCCCTCCAAATGAGTGGACGCCTCAGGTCAATCTCAACAGTTCACCGGTAACGGCTCGGGTCATCATGACCCGGGCCGTTGCTTTTTGGCGGTGACGACAAGCACAGAATGGGAAGCATTCCGGTCTTAGAATGGAGTCCATGGAACTTCTGGTTATCGCAGGCAAGGCCTTTCAGTCACGGCTGATCGTTGGAACGGGCAAGTACAAAGATGGAGCGGAGACACGTGACGCGATCGAAGCGTCGGGCGCGGAGATGGTCACGGTCGCGGTCCGCCGCGTGAATCTCGACCGCTCCTCGGAGTCGCTGCTGGACTTCATCGATCCGCAGCGCTACTTCCTGCTGCCGAATACGGCTGGCTGCTACACGGGCGAAGAAGCGATCCGTGCCGCACGGTTGGGCCGCGAAGTGGGTCTTTCGGATTGGGTGAAGATCGAGGTCATTGGGGACAAGCGCACCCTCTATCCCGACGTAGCAGGAACGCTGTTAGCAACAGAGGTTCTGGTCAAGGAAGGCTTTACGGTATTGCCGTATACCTCTGATGACATTGTGTTTGCTAAGCGATTAATCGATGTCGGCGCGGCCGCGGTCATGCCGCTGGGAGCGCCCATCGGTTCCGGCCTGGGCCTGCAGAACACGGCCAACCTGCGCATCCTGCGGGAGATGATCACGGAAGTACCGTTGATTGTGGATGCAGGCGTAGGAACAGCCAGCGACGCTGCGGTGGCGATGGAGATGGGCTTCGACGCCGTTTTGATGAACACGGCGATCGCAGAAGCGCGTGAGCCTGTCTTGATGGCGGAAGCGATGGGGAATGCCGTTCTCGCCGGCCGCCAGGCGTTCCTTGCGGGCCGGATGCCACGCCGACTCTACGCCTCGGCCAGTTCGCCCATGGAAGGCGTCTCGCGATAGTCTCCGGTCTCCCTGGTGTCTGTCCGTGCTGTGCGCAGCAGCGTCCAGGCACCAGCGAGGAACAGGATGACGAGCAGCGGTCCATCGATCTGCTTCCGGATCTCCCAGCTGTAGATCGACAGGCCGTTCGCCACCAGGAAGAACACGATTGCAAACACTCCTGCCGCTACACGGAAACGATCTAAATTCGTGATCCAGCGCCAGGCGAGCAGCGCCAGCGGCAACGTGATGGGCGCGACGTCATATTCCAGCAGCCGCGGATTTAACAGAATCGTTCCGACCAGTAACAGTGGAGCCCAATCCTGCAGTGTGAAATCGCCGCGCAGGAAGCGTCGCGACAGGTAGACCATGCAGGCCAGCAGTGGCAGCGCATAGGCAAGGTAAACGAAGTAGCTTGCCGGCGCGTACGGCAGACCGTGATCGAAGCGAATGGCGCTGAACAGTCCAGCGGGGCTGCATCCGAAGTCACGGTTGAAGCTGAACTGAAGCTCGACGGCCTGGAGGTAATGCCGGAAGAGCGATGGCCAAAGCACCGGCTGTATGCCGAACAGCAACGTTCCTGCTGCAACGGTCGCGACGGCTGGCAGCATCTGCCGACGGGCTGAGAGCGGGGCGATGACGACAAGGCTCAGCAAGGGCGCTTTGACGCACGATGCAAGGACGACCGCGCAATAGAACGACCACCAGTTCTGCCGTCTCCAACCGTAAACCGCCGTTGCAAAGACCAGGGCATACAGAATGTAGGCGATATTGCCGCTCTGAATGGTGCCGTTCGCCAGCAGCCCAGGAAAGAAAAAGGTTACCGGAGCTACATAAGCGAAGATGCGGAGCTCCCGGCTCTTCAAAAAGCGCATGCTGACCCAGATCTGCACCAGTGCGCCTGTCGCGTATAGCAGCCAATAGACTGAGCCGCTGAACCATTCGGGCAGATGTGCAATGGCCCTCAGCAAAGGCAGGGTAATTGGTGAGTAGACGTAGCTGTATGGGGGCGCAACACCAGCCTGCAGGGAATGAGCAGCATGGTAGGCGCGCTGCACAGCCATTGCCTGCTCATAAGGGTCCAGACCCGCTGCAGCATCGTGCATGCCCTTGGCATAGATGGCAACGTCCCAGCCGGGAGCGTCGAAGTGCACCCATACCGGAAATACCGCAAGCGCGAGCACCCATAGCAGCAGAACAGAATTGCGATGGATACGGCTCGATCCGTTCAACGTACCAGAGTCTCTCAGCGGACGGCCTCAATCACGGACGCAAATCGTTCTTCCGGCTGCGACGAGGAAGACCGGCGGCGTGCCGGCCAGGTGAAGACGCTGCTCACGGAAAGATTCCAGACCGATCCCAGGACAATGCCCGAAAGACCGGCCAGGTACCATTCCACATTCGATTGCAGCAATGCGCGCGAGAGGACGACATTCGCCCATGCTCCGAAGGAGCAGGCCAGCGCAAACTTTGCCAGGCCCGGCAGCAGCCGCGATCCTTTCAGTTGGCGGTCGCGGAAGGTGATGCGGTTGTTCGCGAAGAAGTTCGCGACCATGGCAAAGGTGGTGGCAAAAAATTGAGCTTCGACAAAGTGCATGTGGCGTAGCCGCATCAGTGTCAGCAGGGTCACCAGGTGTACCAGGAGACCGCAGCCGCCGACCAGAAGGTATACCGCCATTCGAGGCGGCAGGGCATTGCCAAGCAGCTTGTTGGCCACCATGAAGAGGTATTCGATTCCCACGACGATGTCCAGCTTGCTCTGGCCATGCCGGCGTGCCGCGAAGGTATAACCAACCTCGCCGACGCGAACCGGGCGACGTGACGATGCCAGGAGATCGACCAGGATTTTGAAGCCCTCGCCCTGCAGATCCCGGACGACCTCCTGCAGAAACTCGCGCCGCAGGAGGAAGTAACCGCTCATGGGATCCGTGAGTTCACAGCGGCAGATGGACTGGCTGATCTTTTGTCCGCAGCGACTCAGCATGACGCGTCCGCGTTTGAAGTCACCCATGCTGCCGCCAACGGAGTTCCGTGTGGCCACGACGACATCAAGGGATTCGCGCCGCAGTCGACGAAGCATCTGTGGCAGGATCGCGGTGTCATGCTGCAGATCGGCATCCATTACGGCGATCACAGGCGCGTGGGTGGCCATCATGCCTTCAATGCAGGCGGACGCGAGGCCGCGGCGGCCGACACGGTGGATCAGTCGCACATTTGGCGTGTCGACGGCGCACGCCGTCACTACCTCTGCGGTTCCGTCGGGCGAATCGTCATCGACGAAGATCGCCTCCCACCGCAAGCCGTGCAGATGTTGTGCAAGCTCGGCGAGGATTAGCGGAACATTGTCGCGCTCATTGAAGGTCGGCAAGACCACGGCGAGGTCGAGGCAGTGTCCCGCCGGAACCGGGTGATTGAGGGGCAGGATGTGCTCAGGCTCAAAAGCCGATTGGACGGGCATACGCGAGAAGACACCAATCTTTCTGGCAGTTGCCGATGCAAATGCCCACTGACTCCCATCCTGCGACGCGCAAAGGGGGGCAGCGGTTTACATACTTACAGAAAGCAGATTAAGGCGTCCCGATATGGGCAATACGACAAGCTAGCGCAGAAAGACGCTCAGTTCATTGGCGGCCTGGCGCAGATAAGGCAGAAAGTGCGCCTGCATCTCCATCATAGGCATCCGTGGGGCATGGCCGCTTAGATTAATGGTTGCAATCACTTTGCCGCTTGGCGCGTAGACCGGCACCGCCATCGAGCGCAGGCCCACCTCGTATTCCTGGTCGCAGACCGCATAGCCGTTGCGTCGCACATTGCGCAACAGCATGCGCAACTTCTCTACGGTGTTGACCGTGCGAGGAGTAAATGGCTTGAGGACGACCCGCGAGAGGTAGCGTTCCACCTCGTCGGG is a genomic window containing:
- a CDS encoding thiazole synthase, which gives rise to MELLVIAGKAFQSRLIVGTGKYKDGAETRDAIEASGAEMVTVAVRRVNLDRSSESLLDFIDPQRYFLLPNTAGCYTGEEAIRAARLGREVGLSDWVKIEVIGDKRTLYPDVAGTLLATEVLVKEGFTVLPYTSDDIVFAKRLIDVGAAAVMPLGAPIGSGLGLQNTANLRILREMITEVPLIVDAGVGTASDAAVAMEMGFDAVLMNTAIAEAREPVLMAEAMGNAVLAGRQAFLAGRMPRRLYASASSPMEGVSR
- a CDS encoding Uma2 family endonuclease translates to MATTVHIPVSEYLRSSYEPDCDYVDGDLEERYLGEEWHSAVQGAISAIFYMHRKEWLLRALPEQRVQVSSTRFRVPDVCVVPSEKPFTGILTDPPVLCVEVLSPEDRFQRVVTRAQEYLHMGVPNIWIIDPKSRECWVLDASGGALPMVDEAFTIPGTPVGLTIADIFEEIDSAPKA
- a CDS encoding NADH-quinone oxidoreductase subunit C, yielding MAEALLSLEAVREAMTDNPAMIALGDMPVKAKFDRNELTVTVSADNIVAAAKAVQDAGYNFFEDCTAVDWYPSEPRFQVSYHIVSMKMKVRIRLAVLLEGDSPVVPSITSVWPSANFYEREVFDLFGIRFSGHPNLTRIMMPTDWEGHPLRKDYPVEGYR
- a CDS encoding NADH-quinone oxidoreductase subunit A, with protein sequence MNPTHPYVWNYLPLALQLLVAIGLAGGMVGASFFIGKKRPSKVKAGAYECGMDPVGDARGRFSVRFYMVAMLFILFDVEAVFMLPWATVFRQLPALTGSKFFGFNEMIVYLGFVAVGLFYVWKKGVLDWGNDKADL
- a CDS encoding prepilin peptidase — encoded protein: MRADLLLPAIAFLFGLLIGSFLNVCIARLPLDESVATPRSRCPACGHTIRWYDNIPLLSYALLRGHCRDCGAPISWRYPAVELVTGIWFALSALVVAHGIDLSGDIFARLIVHAVGIAMVGSLLIALMVIDWKHHLLPNTLTIPGILLGLIFACAEAVFLGDNEGNVILQHAPDINSANAGRSPGNIFLTGAEHLIFGRLLAAIGAFLLLFLIRVAYRAIRKRDGMGLGDAKLLAMIAAFVGLAPTVLSLFLGLMLATFYATVMLLRRQADAATRLPFGSFLCMGGLLAALYGERITDAYLALFR
- a CDS encoding glycosyltransferase 87 family protein, yielding MNGSSRIHRNSVLLLWVLALAVFPVWVHFDAPGWDVAIYAKGMHDAAAGLDPYEQAMAVQRAYHAAHSLQAGVAPPYSYVYSPITLPLLRAIAHLPEWFSGSVYWLLYATGALVQIWVSMRFLKSRELRIFAYVAPVTFFFPGLLANGTIQSGNIAYILYALVFATAVYGWRRQNWWSFYCAVVLASCVKAPLLSLVVIAPLSARRQMLPAVATVAAGTLLFGIQPVLWPSLFRHYLQAVELQFSFNRDFGCSPAGLFSAIRFDHGLPYAPASYFVYLAYALPLLACMVYLSRRFLRGDFTLQDWAPLLLVGTILLNPRLLEYDVAPITLPLALLAWRWITNLDRFRVAAGVFAIVFFLVANGLSIYSWEIRKQIDGPLLVILFLAGAWTLLRTARTDTRETGDYRETPSMGELAEA
- the nuoD gene encoding NADH dehydrogenase (quinone) subunit D; protein product: MAPVAAPDMITPDVLDVVADSARHQDDPAQDRTMVLNMGPQHPSTHGVLRLVLEIDGETVVSLAPDIGYLHTGIEKTCEAKFYQQVVPLTDRIDYLCPMTNNLAYCLAVEKLLGLEIPERAETIRVLLNELTRIQSHLVWLGTHAMDIGALTVFLYCFREREELLRLFEAVAGQRMMTSYFRVGGISMEPPIDWFARVQKFLKIMPSKIAEYEGLLTGNPIWISRLKGVGYLSPEDAVALGVTGPPLRASGVDWDLRRDMPYSGYEKYSFKVPIRTEGDVWARYVIRMEEMYESIKICQQALDRMPEGPVVADAPKIILPNREQMKTQMESLIHHFKIVTEGFGVPAGEVFQTVESPRGVMGYYVVSDGTAKPLRCHMRNPSYATLQALETMCKGKLLGDVVAVIGSIDIVLGEIDR
- a CDS encoding glyoxalase; this encodes MMDRAHNLTAILPCNDVSRSRAFYERMGFQVWAGDDHYLMMRDGKGGELHLQPACEDWLVPGRNPFGLYLYSEDVDTLAENFLGEILGKIHGPEDKPWGMYEFSVSDPDETLVRIGWPTHLRAALSK
- a CDS encoding MoaD/ThiS family protein, translating into MKIRVELPANLCRLAHVAPLVELEAGDQPTQRSMMEALEAKLPALQGTVRDHTTQLRRPYLRFFACNEDISHQDIDQALPPSIANGSEPLLIIGAVSGG
- a CDS encoding ribonuclease E inhibitor RraB; this encodes MTTEASAKENLDQQLANNTARLKELVDQQYNVEVTRSIVLCFSSDDDECARALIKALFAKGTRVLQPEPEKRGDRFQIRVGVKRSLRDTVREEFVSDMVHTASGMNGTFDGWNLLGEESAEQAQTQGDTPDARSAGTLNS
- a CDS encoding WD40/YVTN/BNR-like repeat-containing protein, with protein sequence MSRIRLLVGTRKGAFVLEADGTRKDWTVSGPHFAGWEVYHVKGSPLNPDRIYASQTSSWFGQVVQRSDDGGKTWAAAGNKFLYEGVAGTHQWYDGTPHPWEFKRVWHLEPSLFDPEVVYAGAEDAALFRSTDGAASWTELAGLRRHGSGPNWQPGAGGMCLHSIVQDPADAKRMYIAISAAGAFRTDDGGETWKAINRGLRSEFIPDPNAEVGHCVHHIAMHPSRPQTLFMQKHWDVMRTDNAGDQWSEVSGNLPTDFGFVIDVHAHEPETVYVVPIKSDSEHYPLDGALRVFRSRGGGNEWEPLTAGLPQKDCYVNVLRDAMSVDSLDECGVYFGTTGGQVYASADGGDTWNAIVRDLPAVLSVEAQTLA
- a CDS encoding DUF3185 domain-containing protein; amino-acid sequence: MKALVVVGVVLILAGVASLVTGGFSFTHQKKDVDAGPIQISHESTKHVPVGPIVAGVLIVCGLGLTVVGAKK
- a CDS encoding glycosyltransferase family 2 protein translates to MPVQSAFEPEHILPLNHPVPAGHCLDLAVVLPTFNERDNVPLILAELAQHLHGLRWEAIFVDDDSPDGTAEVVTACAVDTPNVRLIHRVGRRGLASACIEGMMATHAPVIAVMDADLQHDTAILPQMLRRLRRESLDVVVATRNSVGGSMGDFKRGRVMLSRCGQKISQSICRCELTDPMSGYFLLRREFLQEVVRDLQGEGFKILVDLLASSRRPVRVGEVGYTFAARRHGQSKLDIVVGIEYLFMVANKLLGNALPPRMAVYLLVGGCGLLVHLVTLLTLMRLRHMHFVEAQFFATTFAMVANFFANNRITFRDRQLKGSRLLPGLAKFALACSFGAWANVVLSRALLQSNVEWYLAGLSGIVLGSVWNLSVSSVFTWPARRRSSSSQPEERFASVIEAVR